A region of Triplophysa rosa linkage group LG16, Trosa_1v2, whole genome shotgun sequence DNA encodes the following proteins:
- the eif1 gene encoding eukaryotic translation initiation factor 1, whose amino-acid sequence MSAIQNLQTFDPFADATKGDDRLPGGTEDYIHIRIQQRNGRKTLTTVQGIADGYDKKKLVKAFKKKFACNGTVIEHPEYGEVIQLQGDQRKNICQFLTDIELAKEEQLKVHGF is encoded by the exons ATGTCCGCTATCCAGAACCTCCAAACTTTTG ACCCCTTTGCTGATGCAACTAAGGGTGATGATCGGCTCCCAGGTGGGACTGAGGACTACATCCACATAAGAATTCAACAGCGGAACGGGCGGAAGACTCTGACCACGGTTCAGGGCATAGCCGATGGCTATGATAAAAAGAAGCTAGTCAAGGCCTTCAAGAAG AAATTTGCCTGCAATGGGACTGTGATTGAGCACCCCGAGTATGGTGAAGTAATTCAGCTGCAAGGTGATCAGCGCAAGAACATTTGCCAGTTTCTCACTGAT ATTGAACTGGCCAAGGAGGAGCAGCTCAAAGTCCACGGGTTCTAG